In Plasmodium vivax scf_6718 genomic scaffold, whole genome shotgun sequence, a single genomic region encodes these proteins:
- a CDS encoding variable surface protein Vir6-like (encoded by transcript PVX_073190A): MASNKWNEQYLNHDDYSFFKTNFKINRKLTENEGKNLKTIIELLGDASYNTEIFNNILELLMKYLNSGHVMYNCRSDKCCRYINYSIAKKFREINYVQYIESKFNIFKKFMEGYYKTTRFWDCKDRLDYINPLILSRMDILYDLYDKYNYLISLKSNDANNKLCITLSLIAREYREAIKLHEGDENFIKELENFRKFILSKNPNYNRACGWNLTSITLPNPVTPHQDEMQEQKLNSHVPTQQPSLNELEKSRTVVGATDESELSRLPGLQSESLQLTEVKPKSLQPTEVQALPVNPLSAHPQSSHPQSSHSESSHSESSHPQSSHSESTQSESTQSESTHLESTHSNPVQLKREQAEAEEFHDIQLPSNHHSQNEWQTREFMESIDQKTHNSEYPIKDAEHTDGLFGKMREIFAGTLGEVDPVPVVGVSGGMGALFLLFRYTPFGTFFRGGRGRAHRIPRSFNGQFPGFPDYYEYDRGYIGYAPMNINPLAE; encoded by the exons ATGGCAAGCAATAAATGGAATGAACAG TATCTTAATCATGATGATTACTCATTCTTTAAAACTAATTTCAAAATCAATCGTAAACTCACAGAGAACGAAGGAAAAAACCTTAAAACTATAATTGAACTTTTAGGAGATGCATCATATAATACAGAAATCTTTAACAATATATTAGAATTactaatgaaatatttaaatagcGGTCATGTTATGTATAACTGTCGTTCTGATAAATGTTGTAGGTATATTAATTATTCGATAGCTAAAAAATTTcgagaaataaattatgttCAATATATTGAAAGTAAGtttaacattttcaaaaaattcatGGAGGGATACTATAAAACTACAAGATTTTGGGACTGTAAAGATCGTTTAGATTACATAAATCCTCTTATATTGTCAAGAAtggatatattatatgatttgTATGATAAGTACAATTACCTTATTTCTCTTAAAAGCAATGAtgcaaataataaattatgtatTACCCTTAGTTTAATAGCTAGGGAATATAGGGAAGCCATAAAGCTTCATGAAGGagatgaaaattttattaaagaattagaaaattttagaaAGTTTATTCTATCAAAAAACCCGAATTACAATAGAGCATGCGGTTGGAACTTAACTTCTATAACGCTACCGAATCCAGTTACCCCACATCAGGATGAAATGCAAGAACAGAAATTAAATTCACATGTTCCGACACAACAACCCTCACTTAATGAATTAGAGAAGAGTAGAACTGTGGTGGGTGCAACAGATGAATCAGAATTATCAAGACTACCAGGATTACAATCAGAATCCTTACAATTAACAGAAGTGAAACCAAAATCCCTACAACCAACAGAAGTACAAGCACTACCAGTAAACCCATTGTCAGCACATCCACAATCATCACATCCACAATCATCACATTCAGAATCATCACATTCAGAATCATCTCATCCACAATCATCACATTCAGAATCAACACAATCAGAATCAACACAATCAGAATCAACACATTTAGAATCAACACATTCAAATCCAGTACAATTAAAACGAGAAcaagcagaagcagaagaattTCATGATATACAATTGCCATCAAATCATCATTCACAAAATGAATGGCAAACACGAGAATTTATGGAATCAATAGATCAAAAAACGCATAATTCAGAATATCCCATTAAAGACGCAGAACATACAGATGGTCTCTTTGGTAAAATGCGAGAAATTTTTGCTGGCACTTTAGGAGAAGTTGATCCAGTACCTGTAGTTGGCGTATCTGGTGGGATgggtgctttatttttactttttagg tATACACCATTTGGAACCTTCtttagaggaggaagaggacgtGCACATAGAATCCCGCGTAGTTTCAATGGGCAATTTCCAGGATTTCCAGATTATTACGAATATGACCGTGGGTATATTGGATATGCTCCAATGAATATAAATCCTCTAGCGGAATAG